Proteins co-encoded in one Actinomadura luteofluorescens genomic window:
- a CDS encoding HU family DNA-binding protein, whose translation MNKRELVDAISDRLGSKKAAAEAVDAILEAIQTAVAKGDKVAITGFGSFEKADRPARTARNPATGKTIEVPATSVPKFKAGADFKNLVAGKK comes from the coding sequence ATGAACAAGCGTGAGCTGGTCGACGCCATCTCTGACCGGCTGGGCAGCAAGAAGGCCGCAGCCGAGGCCGTCGACGCCATCCTGGAGGCGATCCAGACCGCCGTCGCCAAGGGCGACAAGGTCGCGATCACCGGGTTCGGTTCGTTCGAGAAGGCCGACCGGCCTGCCCGCACGGCCCGCAACCCCGCAACGGGCAAGACCATCGAGGTTCCCGCGACGTCCGTGCCGAAGTTCAAGGCGGGCGCCGACTTCAAGAACCTGGTGGCCGGCAAGAAGTAA
- a CDS encoding beta-propeller domain-containing protein, which produces MRGRIFLPVATTLLLAGTAACTPSEQAPDRDAEAPPVRLVAYRGCDALLDELRRATLDKVGPYGLGGVPVDGIEALAKAPSAGKVPGAPAPAPEHSTTNSHEPGADEPDLVKTDGRRIVAFAQGRLRIVDPASRKVTHTLELPGGTRYDSGELLLSGDRVLVLTRQARAIPFEGPGRPLPGRTLPEPTQTTRLTLVDLSGRPKVAGTMTSGADYLDARQTGSTVRVVMRSLPRIDFPGGDSEKKSVTANREAVRRAPLEAWLPSFDVEGGTSYRTPCDQVSRPSSYAGSSMLTMLTFDLAKGLGDPQPVAMTADGSTVYGNGESLYVTGTPPALFGWPRKKVVEPRTDIYKFDIRDSGRPSYVASGSVKGFLLNQYSMSEHEGNLRLAATTSRIEPGSRASQSSVYVLAQHGPRLDQIGRLDGLGKGEQIRSVRFIGATGYVVTFRQTDPLYVVDLRDPRRPRTTGQLKINGFSAYLHPTADGKLLGVGQDADASGRTSGLQVSLFDVSAGPRRLDAYKLPGAASQAEFDPHAFLYWPKTGLTAVPVTPRDGGPPETLVLKVTGAGVTKLGSVRPPGKHPGDGAGRSLVIGDTLWTFSGAGAHAVDASTLKGGDWLAYR; this is translated from the coding sequence ATGCGTGGTCGCATCTTCCTCCCGGTCGCGACGACGCTCCTGCTTGCCGGGACCGCCGCGTGCACCCCGTCCGAGCAGGCCCCCGACCGGGACGCCGAGGCCCCGCCGGTCCGGCTCGTCGCCTATCGGGGCTGCGACGCGCTGCTCGACGAGCTGCGCCGCGCCACCCTGGACAAGGTCGGCCCGTACGGGCTCGGTGGCGTGCCGGTCGACGGCATCGAGGCGCTGGCGAAGGCGCCGAGCGCGGGCAAGGTGCCCGGGGCTCCCGCGCCCGCTCCGGAGCACTCCACGACGAACTCGCACGAACCGGGCGCGGACGAGCCCGATCTCGTGAAGACCGACGGCCGCAGGATCGTCGCGTTCGCCCAGGGGCGCCTCAGGATCGTCGACCCGGCATCGCGCAAGGTGACGCACACACTGGAACTGCCGGGCGGCACCCGCTACGACAGCGGGGAACTCCTGCTCAGCGGTGACCGCGTTCTCGTGCTCACCCGGCAGGCCAGAGCCATCCCGTTCGAAGGGCCGGGACGGCCGTTGCCGGGCCGAACGCTGCCCGAGCCGACGCAGACGACGCGCCTCACGCTGGTCGATCTGTCCGGCAGGCCGAAGGTCGCCGGGACGATGACGTCCGGCGCCGACTACCTGGACGCGCGGCAGACCGGCTCTACCGTCCGCGTGGTGATGAGGTCCCTGCCGCGCATCGACTTCCCCGGCGGCGACAGCGAGAAGAAGTCCGTCACGGCGAACCGGGAGGCCGTGCGGAGGGCCCCGCTTGAGGCCTGGCTCCCGTCCTTCGACGTGGAGGGCGGGACGTCGTACAGAACGCCGTGCGACCAGGTCAGCCGCCCGTCCTCGTACGCGGGTTCCTCGATGCTGACCATGCTGACCTTCGACCTCGCGAAGGGCCTCGGCGACCCGCAGCCGGTCGCGATGACCGCCGACGGCTCGACCGTCTACGGCAACGGGGAGAGCCTTTACGTCACCGGCACTCCCCCGGCTCTGTTCGGGTGGCCGCGCAAGAAGGTGGTCGAGCCGCGTACGGACATCTACAAGTTCGACATCCGCGATAGCGGGCGCCCCAGCTACGTCGCCTCAGGCTCGGTGAAGGGCTTTCTCCTCAACCAGTACTCGATGTCGGAGCACGAGGGGAACCTGCGTCTGGCCGCGACGACCAGCCGGATCGAACCCGGCAGCAGGGCGTCGCAGAGCTCGGTGTACGTCCTGGCCCAGCACGGCCCGCGACTCGACCAGATCGGACGGCTCGACGGTCTCGGCAAGGGCGAGCAGATCCGCTCCGTGCGGTTCATCGGCGCCACCGGCTACGTCGTGACGTTCCGGCAGACCGACCCGCTGTACGTCGTCGACCTCCGCGACCCCCGCCGTCCCCGGACCACCGGCCAGCTCAAGATCAACGGCTTCTCCGCCTACCTGCACCCGACGGCGGACGGGAAGCTGCTCGGCGTGGGCCAGGACGCCGACGCCTCCGGCCGGACGAGCGGCCTCCAGGTGTCCCTCTTCGACGTCTCCGCCGGGCCCCGCAGGCTGGACGCCTACAAGCTCCCCGGGGCCGCCTCCCAGGCGGAGTTCGACCCGCACGCGTTCCTGTACTGGCCGAAGACGGGCCTCACGGCCGTCCCGGTGACGCCGCGGGACGGCGGCCCGCCCGAGACCCTCGTCCTCAAAGTCACTGGCGCGGGCGTAACGAAGCTCGGATCCGTCCGGCCTCCGGGCAAGCATCCCGGCGACGGCGCCGGCCGCTCGCTCGTCATCGGCGACACCCTCTGGACGTTCTCCGGCGCGGGCGCGCACGCCGTCGACGCGTCCACCCTCAAGGGCGGCGACTGGCTCGCCTACCGCTAG
- a CDS encoding D-alanine--D-alanine ligase family protein yields MSQVSRIRVAVVFGGRSSEHAISCVTAGAVMAAIDRDRYEVVPIGIARDGRWVLPPADLRLAIEGGRLPEVTAEGGVLALPFDPDSRGLMVVRPGEVPATLGDVDVVLPLLHGPYGEDGTIQGLLDLAGIRYVGAGVLASAVGMDKGFMKLVWQARGLPVGPYVLVGDREWRRERKRKLDEIIRELGLADGTPVFVKPARAGSSMGITRVTDEAGLEAAVETAREHDPKVIVEGAIEGREIECGVLQGVDDGPAEVSLPAEVLMAGEHDFYDFETKYLDGSTTMAVPPDLPPAAIEEVRRIAVQAFDALDCEGLARVDFFHTPDGRWILNEINTMPGFTPASAFPQMWAATGLDYPALVDRLIQTALQRSTGLR; encoded by the coding sequence ATGTCCCAGGTTTCTAGGATCCGCGTGGCGGTGGTCTTCGGCGGGCGCAGCTCAGAGCACGCGATCTCCTGCGTCACCGCGGGAGCCGTCATGGCCGCCATCGACCGGGACCGGTACGAGGTCGTGCCGATCGGCATCGCCCGCGACGGGCGCTGGGTGCTCCCGCCCGCGGACCTGCGCCTGGCGATCGAGGGCGGCCGGCTCCCGGAGGTGACCGCGGAGGGCGGCGTCCTCGCGCTGCCGTTCGACCCCGACAGCCGCGGCCTGATGGTGGTCCGGCCGGGCGAGGTGCCCGCGACCCTCGGCGACGTCGACGTGGTCCTGCCGCTGCTGCACGGCCCCTACGGCGAGGACGGCACGATCCAGGGGCTGCTCGACCTCGCCGGCATCCGCTACGTCGGCGCCGGCGTGCTGGCCAGCGCGGTCGGCATGGACAAGGGGTTCATGAAGCTCGTCTGGCAGGCGCGCGGCCTGCCCGTCGGCCCCTACGTGCTGGTCGGCGACCGCGAGTGGCGGCGCGAGCGCAAGCGCAAGCTCGACGAGATCATCAGGGAGCTCGGCCTCGCCGACGGCACGCCGGTGTTCGTCAAGCCGGCCCGCGCCGGGTCCAGCATGGGCATCACCCGCGTCACCGACGAGGCCGGCCTGGAGGCCGCCGTCGAGACGGCCCGCGAGCACGACCCGAAGGTCATCGTCGAGGGCGCCATCGAGGGCCGCGAGATCGAGTGCGGCGTCCTGCAGGGCGTGGACGACGGTCCGGCCGAGGTCAGCCTGCCCGCCGAGGTGCTGATGGCGGGCGAGCACGACTTCTACGACTTCGAGACGAAGTACCTCGACGGCTCCACCACCATGGCCGTCCCGCCGGACCTGCCGCCCGCGGCGATCGAGGAGGTCCGCCGCATCGCCGTGCAGGCGTTCGACGCCCTCGACTGCGAGGGCCTCGCCCGGGTCGACTTCTTCCACACGCCCGACGGCCGCTGGATCCTCAACGAGATCAACACGATGCCGGGCTTCACCCCGGCGTCGGCGTTCCCGCAGATGTGGGCCGCGACGGGGCTGGACTACCCGGCGCTGGTCGACCGGCTCATCCAGACGGCGCTCCAGCGCTCGACGGGGCTGCGCTAG
- the cofC gene encoding 2-phospho-L-lactate guanylyltransferase, with translation MSTPAPPAQAHGTPPLRWSLVVPVKVLARAKTRMSAAAGPHREALALAVAADTVAAALRCDRVRDVIVVTDDPLPAAELAALGARIVPDVPDAGLNPALVYGAGRGRELASDAGVGALSADLPALRPLELARVLDAAGAVPEAFVPDAAGVGTTLYTARPGVPFSPAFGSGSRTAHRARGAREILLPGTDSVRRDVDTPDDLRAALALGAGPRTTAVASRLPSLA, from the coding sequence ATGTCTACACCAGCACCCCCCGCGCAAGCGCACGGGACGCCGCCGCTCCGGTGGTCGCTCGTGGTCCCCGTGAAGGTCCTCGCCAGGGCCAAGACCCGCATGTCCGCGGCGGCCGGTCCGCACCGGGAGGCCCTGGCGCTCGCGGTCGCGGCCGACACGGTCGCCGCCGCGCTGCGCTGCGACCGGGTCCGCGACGTGATCGTAGTCACCGACGATCCCCTTCCGGCGGCCGAGCTCGCCGCCCTCGGCGCCCGGATCGTTCCGGACGTTCCGGATGCCGGCCTGAACCCGGCCCTGGTCTACGGCGCCGGCCGCGGCCGCGAGCTGGCCTCCGACGCCGGCGTCGGGGCGCTTTCGGCTGATTTGCCCGCTTTGCGGCCTCTTGAACTCGCACGGGTCCTGGACGCCGCCGGCGCCGTGCCCGAGGCGTTCGTGCCGGACGCGGCCGGCGTCGGCACGACGCTCTACACGGCCCGCCCGGGCGTCCCGTTCTCCCCCGCGTTCGGAAGCGGCTCGCGGACCGCCCACCGCGCCCGCGGCGCCCGGGAGATCCTGCTGCCCGGCACCGACAGCGTACGCCGCGACGTCGACACACCGGACGACCTCCGCGCGGCGCTCGCCCTGGGCGCCGGTCCCCGCACCACGGCCGTCGCGTCCCGCCTGCCCTCGTTGGCCTAG
- a CDS encoding MerR family transcriptional regulator, with protein MQISELSDRSGLTVQTIKFYIREGLLPKGSVVSATRSEYDGRHLDRLRLISALREVGDMPISAIQEIIEAVEDDGVGMHELFATTQHAVGPHVAAPHDPHWRAAREDVDAIVRELGWQVDDRAPARDLLAHGFVALRRLGFPITLKDLRPYVKAAAEVAEHEIGRVAEGAPRARTVHSLLVSTILYEQVLTSLHRLAQEDASARRFAAPDPSHQAFPG; from the coding sequence GTGCAGATCTCCGAGCTCAGCGACCGCAGCGGGCTGACGGTCCAGACGATCAAGTTCTACATCCGGGAGGGCCTGCTGCCGAAGGGCTCGGTGGTGAGCGCCACGCGCTCGGAGTACGACGGGCGGCATCTGGATCGGCTCCGGCTGATCAGCGCGCTGCGCGAGGTGGGCGACATGCCGATCTCGGCGATCCAGGAGATCATCGAGGCCGTCGAGGACGACGGGGTCGGCATGCACGAGCTGTTCGCCACCACCCAGCACGCGGTCGGCCCGCACGTCGCCGCACCGCACGACCCGCACTGGCGGGCCGCCCGCGAGGACGTCGACGCCATCGTCCGCGAGCTCGGCTGGCAGGTCGACGACCGCGCCCCAGCCCGCGACCTGCTGGCGCACGGGTTCGTGGCACTGCGCCGGCTCGGCTTCCCGATCACCCTCAAGGACCTGCGCCCCTACGTGAAGGCCGCCGCCGAGGTCGCCGAGCACGAGATCGGACGGGTCGCCGAGGGCGCCCCGCGGGCCCGGACCGTCCATTCGCTGCTGGTCTCGACCATCCTCTACGAGCAGGTCCTCACGTCGCTGCACCGGCTGGCGCAGGAGGACGCCTCGGCGCGCCGGTTCGCCGCGCCCGACCCGTCCCACCAGGCATTTCCGGGATAG
- a CDS encoding lysophospholipid acyltransferase family protein: MSGAKQGAAPSQEGRPGHRYSPGWRTLTIVILRPLLYGLLRRDWRGRGNVPRKGGVIIAANHISEADPLALAHFVYESGRYPVYLAKSTLFDVRFIGAVLRGTGQIPVYRDSADASLALRDAEKALLDGECLMFYPEGSCTRDPELWPMTGQTGAARMALKTGAQVVPVASWGAHELMPYKKGEQKGLAGSLKKGVHPLPRKRMQVIAGPPVDLTRYAGLPLDRDTLRAATDDIMAAITALLGELRGEEPPEVPFDHHKVLEERRRAAQEQAAETARGAVPEQARPSGPESARAAEPKAADS; this comes from the coding sequence ATGAGCGGAGCGAAGCAGGGGGCCGCCCCCTCGCAGGAGGGACGCCCGGGCCACCGCTACTCGCCGGGATGGCGCACGCTCACGATCGTCATCTTGCGCCCGCTGCTGTACGGGCTGCTCAGGCGCGACTGGCGCGGCCGCGGCAACGTCCCGAGGAAGGGCGGCGTCATCATCGCCGCCAACCACATCTCCGAAGCCGACCCCCTCGCGCTCGCCCACTTCGTCTACGAGTCGGGCCGCTACCCCGTCTACCTGGCCAAGTCCACGCTGTTCGACGTGCGGTTCATCGGGGCGGTGCTGCGCGGTACCGGCCAGATCCCGGTCTACCGCGACAGCGCCGACGCCTCCCTCGCCCTCAGGGACGCCGAGAAGGCCCTGCTGGACGGGGAATGCCTGATGTTCTACCCGGAGGGCAGCTGCACCCGCGATCCGGAGCTGTGGCCGATGACGGGCCAGACCGGCGCCGCGCGGATGGCGCTCAAGACCGGCGCCCAGGTCGTTCCCGTCGCGAGCTGGGGCGCGCACGAGCTGATGCCGTACAAGAAGGGCGAGCAGAAGGGCCTCGCGGGCAGCCTGAAGAAGGGCGTCCACCCGCTGCCGCGCAAGAGGATGCAGGTGATCGCCGGGCCGCCCGTCGACCTGACGCGGTACGCGGGGCTCCCGCTGGACCGCGACACCCTGCGCGCCGCCACCGACGACATCATGGCCGCGATCACCGCCCTGCTCGGCGAGCTGCGCGGCGAGGAGCCCCCGGAAGTGCCCTTCGACCACCACAAGGTCCTGGAGGAGCGCCGCCGCGCCGCGCAGGAGCAGGCGGCCGAGACGGCCAGGGGCGCGGTCCCCGAGCAGGCCAGACCGTCCGGGCCCGAGTCCGCCCGCGCGGCCGAACCGAAGGCGGCCGACTCGTGA
- a CDS encoding IS481 family transposase → MGHANARLTLHGRCLLVRRVVFDRRAVAHVAAELGVSRQCAHRWVRRFRDQGWAGLAERRSGPRACPSRTPVKTEERVLAARDELRAGPDHIAAATGVPARTVTRILRRHGVPVLAACDPLTGTRIRASRASERRYEHDAPGEMIHLDVKKLGRIPDGGGWRAHGRGQAVRVRGIGYDFVHTAIDDHTRLAYAEVLPDEKGTTTAAFLTRAAAFFAGHGITRIHRVLTDNAKNYRVSAAFQQACAQLGARQKFTRPRHPWTNGKAERLNRTLATEWAYRRPYTSNDQRTQALKPWLEHYNTTRPHSALGGKPPITRLSPRS, encoded by the coding sequence GTGGGTCACGCTAATGCCCGGCTGACGCTTCATGGCAGATGTCTACTGGTTCGCCGTGTCGTGTTCGACCGGCGTGCGGTCGCGCACGTCGCCGCCGAGCTCGGGGTGTCGCGGCAATGCGCGCACCGGTGGGTCCGACGGTTCCGTGACCAAGGCTGGGCCGGGCTGGCCGAGCGGCGCAGCGGGCCGCGCGCGTGCCCGTCCCGGACCCCGGTCAAGACCGAGGAGCGGGTGCTGGCCGCCCGAGATGAGTTGCGTGCCGGGCCCGACCACATCGCGGCGGCCACCGGAGTGCCGGCCCGCACCGTCACCCGGATCCTGCGCCGTCACGGTGTGCCGGTGCTGGCGGCCTGCGACCCGCTGACCGGCACCCGGATCCGCGCGTCCCGCGCGAGCGAGCGCCGCTACGAGCACGACGCACCGGGCGAGATGATCCACCTGGACGTCAAGAAACTCGGCCGCATCCCCGACGGCGGCGGCTGGCGGGCACACGGCCGCGGCCAAGCCGTCCGCGTCCGCGGCATCGGCTACGACTTCGTCCACACCGCCATCGACGACCACACCCGCCTGGCCTACGCCGAAGTCCTGCCCGACGAGAAAGGCACCACCACCGCCGCCTTCCTCACCCGAGCCGCAGCGTTCTTCGCCGGCCACGGCATCACCCGGATCCACCGGGTGCTCACCGACAACGCCAAGAACTACCGCGTCTCGGCCGCCTTCCAGCAGGCCTGCGCCCAACTGGGCGCCCGCCAAAAGTTCACCCGACCCCGCCATCCCTGGACCAACGGCAAAGCCGAACGCCTCAACCGCACCCTGGCCACCGAATGGGCCTACCGGCGCCCCTACACCAGCAACGACCAACGCACCCAAGCCCTCAAGCCCTGGCTGGAGCACTACAACACCACACGCCCCCACTCGGCCCTGGGCGGCAAGCCACCCATCACCCGACTGTCACCAAGATCATGA
- the leuD gene encoding 3-isopropylmalate dehydratase small subunit gives MEAFTTYAGRAVPLRRSNVDTDQIIPAVWLKQVSRTGFDKGLFSAWREDPEFVLNQPRYEGAGILVAGPDFGTGSSREHAVWALQQYGFRVVIAPRFGDIFRNNSTKMGLLPVVLTGEQVEALQSAVEKDPALEITVDLGGREVRWGADTATFEIDDYTRWRLMEGLDDIGLTLRHADAIGDFEAARTALLPTTV, from the coding sequence ATGGAAGCGTTCACCACCTACGCCGGGCGCGCGGTGCCGCTGCGCCGCAGCAACGTCGACACCGACCAGATCATCCCGGCCGTGTGGCTCAAGCAGGTCAGCCGCACCGGGTTCGACAAGGGCCTGTTCTCGGCCTGGCGCGAGGACCCGGAATTCGTCCTGAACCAGCCGCGCTACGAGGGCGCGGGCATCCTGGTGGCCGGGCCCGACTTCGGCACCGGATCGTCCCGCGAGCACGCCGTCTGGGCGCTGCAGCAGTACGGCTTCCGCGTCGTGATCGCGCCGCGGTTCGGCGACATCTTCCGCAACAACTCCACGAAGATGGGCCTGCTGCCGGTCGTCCTCACGGGCGAGCAGGTCGAGGCGCTGCAGAGCGCGGTCGAGAAGGACCCCGCCCTGGAGATCACCGTCGACCTGGGCGGGCGCGAGGTCCGCTGGGGCGCGGACACGGCGACGTTCGAGATCGACGACTACACCCGCTGGCGGCTGATGGAGGGCCTGGACGACATCGGCCTCACGCTGCGCCACGCCGACGCGATCGGCGACTTCGAGGCCGCCCGCACCGCGCTGCTCCCCACCACGGTCTAG
- a CDS encoding NAD(P)H-dependent glycerol-3-phosphate dehydrogenase — translation MGSGSWGTTFAMMLHDAGGEVVLWGRRPEVVEGINERHENADYLPGVPLPETVRATLDPAEALRGADFVALAVPAQTLRHNLGGWVPLLPREAVLVSLMKGVELGTTRRMSEVIREVADVPEERVAVFSGPNVAREIATGEPSAAVAACVDEDAARGLQAATMTSYFRVYTSTDVIGVELGGAVKNVVALCVGMSVGLGFGSNTQALLMTRGLAEIARLGAALGADEHTFAGLAGMGDLVASCVSPLARNRTFGENLGRGMTLDEVIAVTKQTAEGVKSAEAVLELARKHNVEMPITEAVTDVLHRGVPIKEAAISLISRSPKPERYGV, via the coding sequence ATGGGCTCCGGCTCCTGGGGCACCACGTTCGCGATGATGCTGCACGACGCCGGCGGCGAGGTCGTCCTGTGGGGACGCCGGCCCGAGGTGGTCGAGGGCATCAACGAACGGCACGAGAACGCCGACTACCTGCCGGGCGTCCCGCTCCCCGAGACCGTCCGCGCGACCCTGGACCCGGCGGAGGCCCTGCGCGGCGCCGACTTCGTCGCGCTCGCCGTCCCGGCGCAGACGCTGCGGCACAACCTCGGCGGCTGGGTCCCGCTGCTGCCGCGCGAGGCCGTCCTGGTCAGCCTGATGAAGGGCGTCGAGCTCGGCACCACCCGCCGCATGTCGGAGGTGATCCGCGAGGTCGCCGACGTCCCCGAGGAGCGGGTCGCGGTGTTCAGCGGCCCGAACGTGGCGCGCGAGATCGCCACCGGCGAGCCCAGCGCCGCCGTCGCCGCGTGCGTGGACGAGGACGCCGCGCGCGGCCTGCAGGCCGCCACCATGACGTCCTACTTCCGCGTCTACACCTCCACGGACGTGATCGGCGTCGAGCTGGGCGGCGCGGTGAAGAACGTCGTCGCCCTGTGCGTCGGGATGTCGGTCGGGCTCGGGTTCGGCTCCAACACCCAGGCGCTGCTGATGACCCGCGGGCTGGCCGAGATCGCCCGGCTCGGCGCCGCCCTCGGCGCCGACGAGCACACCTTCGCGGGCCTGGCCGGCATGGGCGACCTCGTCGCCTCCTGCGTCTCGCCGCTCGCGCGCAACCGCACGTTCGGCGAGAACCTCGGCCGCGGCATGACGCTGGACGAGGTCATCGCCGTCACGAAGCAGACCGCGGAGGGCGTGAAGTCGGCCGAGGCGGTGCTGGAGCTCGCGCGCAAGCACAACGTGGAGATGCCGATCACCGAGGCCGTCACCGACGTGCTGCACCGCGGCGTCCCGATCAAGGAGGCGGCGATCTCGCTGATTTCGCGGTCTCCCAAGCCCGAGCGGTACGGGGTGTGA
- the leuC gene encoding 3-isopropylmalate dehydratase large subunit, which translates to MGRTLAEKVYDAHVVRHAEGEPDLLYIDLHLVHEVTSPQAFDGLRMAGRQVRRPDLTIATEDHNVPTTDLLKPIADPVSRTQVETLRKNCSDFGIRLHPMGDEGQGIVHVIGPQLGLTQPGMTVVCGDSHTSTHGAFGALAFGIGTSEVEHVLATQTLPQIRPKTMAVTVEGALPEGVTAKDLILAIIARIGTGGGQGHIVEYRGEAVRSLSMEGRMTVCNMSIEAGARAGMIAPDATTFAYLKGRPHAPQGEDWDRAVEYWTSLRTDDDAVFDREVVIDAAELTPFVTWGTNPGQGLPLGGSVPDPASYDDPAQRQSAERALEYMGLTAGTPLRDIAVDTVFVGSCTNGRIEDLRAVAGVLEGRKVADGVRMLVVPGSMKVKKQAEEEGLDAVISASGAEWREAGCSMCLAMNPDKLTPGERSASTSNRNFEGRQGPGGRTHLVSPAVAAATAVTGHLAAPADL; encoded by the coding sequence ATGGGCCGAACACTGGCCGAGAAGGTGTACGACGCTCACGTCGTACGGCACGCCGAGGGCGAGCCCGACCTCCTCTACATCGACCTGCACCTCGTCCACGAGGTCACCAGCCCGCAGGCGTTCGACGGGCTGCGGATGGCGGGCCGCCAGGTCCGCCGCCCCGACCTGACGATCGCCACCGAGGACCACAACGTCCCGACCACGGACCTGCTCAAGCCGATCGCCGACCCGGTGTCGCGCACCCAGGTCGAGACGCTGCGCAAGAACTGCTCCGACTTCGGGATCCGGCTGCACCCGATGGGCGACGAGGGCCAGGGCATCGTCCACGTCATCGGCCCGCAGCTGGGCCTGACCCAGCCCGGCATGACCGTCGTGTGCGGCGACTCGCACACCTCCACGCACGGCGCGTTCGGCGCCCTCGCCTTCGGGATCGGCACCAGCGAGGTCGAGCACGTCCTCGCCACGCAGACGCTGCCGCAGATCCGGCCGAAGACGATGGCCGTCACGGTCGAGGGCGCGCTGCCCGAGGGCGTGACCGCCAAGGACCTGATCCTCGCGATCATCGCACGGATCGGCACCGGCGGCGGCCAGGGCCACATCGTCGAGTACCGCGGCGAGGCCGTCCGGTCGCTGTCGATGGAGGGCCGCATGACGGTCTGCAACATGTCCATCGAGGCCGGCGCCCGCGCCGGGATGATCGCCCCGGACGCGACCACGTTCGCCTACCTCAAGGGCCGCCCGCACGCCCCGCAGGGCGAGGACTGGGACCGGGCCGTCGAGTACTGGACGTCCCTGCGCACCGACGACGACGCGGTCTTCGACCGGGAGGTCGTGATCGACGCGGCCGAGCTGACCCCGTTCGTCACCTGGGGGACGAACCCCGGCCAGGGCCTGCCGCTCGGCGGGTCCGTGCCCGACCCCGCGTCCTACGACGACCCGGCCCAGCGCCAGTCCGCCGAGCGCGCCCTGGAGTACATGGGCCTGACCGCCGGGACGCCGCTGCGCGACATCGCCGTCGACACCGTCTTCGTCGGCTCCTGCACCAACGGCCGCATCGAGGACCTGCGCGCCGTCGCGGGCGTGCTGGAGGGCCGCAAGGTCGCCGACGGCGTCCGGATGCTGGTCGTCCCCGGCTCCATGAAGGTCAAGAAGCAGGCCGAGGAGGAGGGGCTGGACGCCGTCATCTCCGCCTCCGGCGCCGAGTGGCGCGAGGCCGGCTGCTCGATGTGCCTGGCGATGAACCCCGACAAGCTCACGCCCGGCGAGCGCAGCGCCTCCACGTCCAACCGTAACTTCGAGGGCCGGCAGGGACCGGGCGGGCGCACCCACCTGGTGTCGCCCGCCGTCGCCGCCGCCACCGCCGTCACCGGGCACCTGGCCGCGCCCGCCGACCTGTAA
- a CDS encoding IclR family transcriptional regulator: MDNSSGVGVLDKAVLVLNALEAGPASLAQLVQTTGLARPTAHRLAVALEHHRLVHRDTQGRFILGPRLAELAVAAGEDRLLAIAQPVLAQLRDHTGESASLFRRQGDVRVCVAAAERTSGLRDTIPVGAALPMTAGSAAQILLAWEEPDRLHRGLRGAKFEATTLASVRRRGWAQSVGEREQGVGSVSAPIRGAAGRVIAAVSVSGPLERLTRSPGRLHAAPVAAAAEKISEGMRRTAS, translated from the coding sequence ATGGACAACTCTAGCGGAGTCGGCGTACTTGACAAAGCGGTGCTCGTGCTGAACGCGCTGGAGGCCGGTCCGGCCTCGCTCGCCCAGCTCGTCCAGACGACGGGGCTGGCCCGCCCCACCGCCCACCGGCTGGCCGTCGCGCTGGAGCACCACCGCCTCGTCCACCGCGACACGCAGGGGCGCTTCATCCTCGGGCCGCGGCTGGCCGAGCTCGCGGTCGCGGCCGGCGAGGACCGGCTGCTCGCGATCGCGCAGCCCGTCCTGGCCCAGCTGCGCGACCACACCGGCGAGAGCGCGTCGCTGTTCCGCCGCCAGGGTGACGTGCGGGTCTGCGTGGCCGCCGCCGAGCGCACCAGCGGCCTGCGCGACACCATCCCGGTCGGCGCGGCGCTGCCGATGACCGCGGGGTCGGCCGCGCAGATCCTGCTCGCCTGGGAGGAGCCCGACCGGCTGCACCGCGGGCTGCGCGGCGCCAAGTTCGAGGCCACGACGCTGGCGTCCGTGCGGCGCCGGGGCTGGGCGCAGAGCGTCGGCGAGCGCGAGCAGGGCGTCGGCTCCGTCTCGGCCCCCATCCGCGGCGCCGCCGGACGGGTGATCGCCGCCGTCTCGGTGTCCGGGCCCCTCGAACGCCTCACCCGCTCCCCCGGGCGCCTGCACGCCGCGCCCGTCGCCGCCGCCGCCGAGAAGATCTCCGAGGGCATGCGCCGCACGGCGTCCTGA
- a CDS encoding cold-shock protein, with protein MQGTVKAFDAGTRSGSVLLDDGTELPFDAEAFAAGGLRLLRFGQRVNLALDGDRVSVVTLSTFPLPSPPA; from the coding sequence ATGCAGGGGACGGTGAAGGCGTTCGACGCGGGAACCCGCTCGGGGAGCGTGCTCCTCGACGACGGGACGGAACTGCCCTTCGACGCCGAGGCGTTCGCGGCGGGCGGCCTGCGGCTGCTGCGCTTCGGCCAGCGGGTGAACCTGGCGCTGGACGGCGACCGGGTCTCGGTGGTGACGCTGTCGACCTTCCCGCTGCCCTCCCCGCCCGCCTGA